From the genome of Flavobacteriales bacterium:
GAATATCGGCACAAAATGGACGCAGATACCCACGGAACTGAAACAATTGCTGGACGACACGAACTATTGGGTTGCCAACGAAACGTATTCGGCAGATGAGATTGCCATCCGCTTCAAACATCGTTTGGTAAGCATACATTGCTTCGCAAACGGAAACGGGCGGCACTCGCGGATGATGGCTGACATCATTATCGAAACCATTTTCAAATCTGAGGTTTTCTCATGGAGTCATTCGCGAATGGGCAAACCTGATGAGGTTCGCAAAACGTACATTGCCGCTTTGCGAGAAGCCGACAACGGTAATATCGAACCTTTGATAACCTTTGCTAGAAGTTAAGCTATGTCACCAACTCTCATCCTCTCCATCATCGCATGCTATTTCGTAGTGCTTTTCATTATCGGAAAAGTAACCTCGAAAGGCGCTGACAACGATTCTTTCTTTACGGGCAACAAGAACTCGCCTTGGTGGGTCGTAGCCTTCGGAATGATCGGTACCAGTTTGAGTGGCGTTACCTTCATTTCAGTTCCGGGATGGGTGGGAACATCGCAGTTTAGTTACATGCAAATGGTGCTGGGCTATTTGGTCGGTTACACCGTGATTGCCACAGTACTGATGCCCTTGTATTATCGGCTCAATCTCACTTCCATTTACACCTATTTGGATGACCGTTTTGGGAAATACAGCTACAGAACCGGAGCTTCCTTCTTTCTACTTTCGCGCACCATTGGCGCATCTTTTCGGCTGTACTTAGTAGCAGGTGTTTTGCAACTCACCATTTTCGATGCGTGGGGCGTTCCGTTCGTGGCAACAGTTATCGGCACCATCGTTTTCATTTGGCTTTACACTTACGAGGGAGGCATCAAAACCATCATCTGGACCGACACGCTCCAAACACTTTTCATGCTTTTGGCGGTTATTCTTACAGTCGGAATTATCAGTCAGGAACTCGGATTCGGATTCAGTGAAATGGTTTCAACCATCAAACAAAGCGATTATTCCAAAATGTTCTTTTTTGAGGATATGAATCATCCGAAATATTTCTGGAAACAGTTTATGGCTGGAGCATTTATCTCCATTGTAATGACAGGTCTGGATCAAGACATGATGCAGAAGAACCTGAGCTGCAAAAACATTGGCGAAGCGCAGAAAAACATGTTCAGCTTCAGTTTTGTGCTAGTGTTTGTCAATCTGTTTTTCCTTGCTTTGGGCGCATTGCTTTACCTGTTCGCAACTGCAAAAGGAATTGAAATTCCCGCTAAAACGGACGACCTCTATCCGTTGCTAGCAACAAGCGGAGAACTCCCTGTAATAGTCGGTGTTCTATTCATTCTTGGTTTAGTAGCTGCTGCTTATTCTAGTGCTGATTCGGCATTAGCGGCCTTGACAACTTCAGCTTGTGTGGACATTCTGGACGTTGAGAAAAAGCCGAAAAACGAACAGGTTAAGCTTCGAAAGAAAGTGCATATCGTAATGTCAGCAATACTTGTCCTAACCATCATGATATTCAAATGGGTGAACGATGAAAGTGTAATCAGTGCTGTTTTCCGCGTAGCGGGATATACTTATGGTCCGTTGCTCGGGCTTTACGCTTTCGGGCTTTTCACGAAGTTGAATGTGCGCGACAAACTCGTTCCGATAATCTGCTTGGCTTCGCCTGTTCTCACATACGTCATCAATGCCAATTCGGAAGCTTGGCTAGGCGGTTATAAATTCGGTTTTGAACTCTTGATTCTTAACGGAACAATCACCTTTATCGGATTGCTGCTGGTCTCTAAGAAATCAGAATTGAAGCTCGCTTAATCGCACTTGGTGCTTTCGAACTTCTTCCCCATTCACATCAATCAATTTGAATTGAATGAGCGGGTCAGTCTGTTCCCAATCAATTTCAATGATGCCCGCATTGTTTGGAGCAAAAGCTTCGCCAACGCGATTGTCGTTCGGTTCGATATGGCTCCATTCCTGCGTGATACCGCTTGAAGTGATATCATACAACGGATAGCAGCCATCAGCTTTCAACTTGGAGATTTCGCCCCAATGCACATCGCCCGAAATGAATAAGATGCCGTTGGCTTTGGTCTTTTTAATAAGCTCAACAAATTTCTCCTGCTCGCGCGGCATGTTTGCCCAAGCCTCATATCCGTTGTAGCTGATACCGAATTGACTGCTCGACATTACGATGCGGACATCGGCAGGTTCCTTCAACACCTTCTCCAGCCAAGCCCATTGTTCCTTACCAAGAAAGGTTGCAGACTTCCGCTGAATGGGGATGTAATCGTTCTTCCACTTTTTCTTTATTCCGAACAGATGTCCGCCAACATTCAATCGCAATGGATCGCGAAATGTTCGCGTGTCGAGCATGATGAACTGAACCCGCTGTCCGTCTGGCCCAATAGTGGTTGAGTGATAGATTCCTGGATGATTTTTGCGCTCTGAATCCTGCGGTTCGCACCAGAATTCAAGGAATAATTCTTTCGACTTTTTCTTCTTCGTGTAGAATTTCCCGCCATCATTCTTGCCGAAATCGTGGTCATCCCAAACGGCCAGAAAATAGCTTTCTTCATTTAGTTTCCTGAATTCTTCATGACAACCCAATTTGGTGTACTTCTCGCGAAGCACCTTCATGTTCTGAGAATCACCATAAATGTTATCGCCCAACCAGCAGAAAACATCGGGTTTGCGTTCCGCAATTTTCAGCAGCACAGGATAAGGTGCATTCTGATTGGCACACGAACCAAAACCGATGGTCGAAACCGTTTTCAGTTCCTTGCCTTCGTTCACTTTTCCGCAAAATGGTTGATCCGCATTCTGTGCTACCGCGATGGAGCAAATGAAAAAGGATAAAAGGAAAAACGTGGCTTTCATGCTGCAGAATTAGTAGCCATTTGTTGCTCCAATGTTTGCCTTGTGTTACCTTTTTTCGCTGGAACATGACTCATGGCATATTCGCTCAACGCGGTGATGGTCAAACTCGGATTCACGCCCAAATTGCACGGAATGACGGAACCGTCCAGCACGCGCATGTTTGGGTATCCGTGCACTTCGAACTTATCGTTTACAACACCTGTTTCATTTGTTTCTCCCATCGGGCAACCACCCAAAATATGCGCGGTTGAAGACATATTGAACAGCACTTCCGTAGTCGCATTCATGGCCGTTCCTCCAGTTTTCTCTGCGTAGCGATGCATTACATTTTGACCTACTTCGATGTATGCTGGAACTTGGGCGTTGTCTCCACTCGTGGCGGTCAAACTCCCACCAAAAAGACCTTTCTTCCACTTCATCTGCAAGGCATTGTCGAGCGATTGCATCACTAGAAGGATAATGGAATGATGCGCAAATTCTCTTCGAATCACATTCCACGCCTTTCGCGGACTGGTGATGAGATTCCAAAGCATTTTGAGTATTCGGACAATGGCTGGACCATCGCCAGCAGCCATCACGGAAAGTAATCCCATCGCACCAGAACCATCTCCATATTTAACCAATTCGATGTGCGTGTTATCATCTGGATTGAACACGCGACTGATGGCCAATCCGTAGTTCATCTTCTTATCAATGCCCGCAATTCCGCAAAGTGATTCTGAGTTCGTCCGAAGGTTCGCTCCCAGTTTATCCGACAAATTCGGAAGTGTTTTGAATTCTTCCTTCTGACGGAAAAGCAGCTTCATTGTGCCCAAAACTCCAGCGGAAAAAACGATTCCACGGCTTTTAAAAACCCTTTTCTTTTTCCCGAAAAGCGAAGTGGAAGATTCTGTGTGAACGTGGTAAATATCGTCCTTGAATTCAACCTTGGTTACACGTGTTTCGGCTTCAATCTTCGTTCCCCATTTTTCGGCAAACCAGAGGTAATTCTTATCCAGCGTGTTCTTGGAATTGTACCTACAACCCACCATGCAATTGGCGCATTCGATGCAGCCTTTGCGCATTGGCCCCAAACCATTGAAATAAGGGTCTTTCTCTACTTTTCTGTCTCCGAGATAAACCCCTACGTGGTCAACCGGTTTGTAGGTGTCCAATTTTCCCATGTCGATGGCAATCTGCTTCAACACCTCATCTTCTGGACCTTCTTTCTCATACTTCGAACTGCCGAGCATGAAGCGCGCCCTTTCATAAAAAGGTTGCAGCGTAGATTTCCAATCTCGAATGCCTGACCAAACTGGATTATTGAAAAATGCATCAGGCGGAAACATGTGCGTGTTGGCGTAAACCAAACTTCCGCCTCCAACTCCGGCACCGCCAAGCACCATTATTTTATTCAGGAAGTTGATTTTCTGAATTCCGAAGGCTCTGAGAACAGGCGCCCACAGGAACTTTTGCACGTTCCAATTGCTTTTCGGAAAATCTTTCGATTCCCAACGTTTGCCCATTTCCAGCACTAAAACGTCATAACCTTTTTCAGAAAGACGCATAGCAGAAACACTACCTCCGAAACCCGAACCAACCACGATGTGATCGTAAATCTTCTCTTCTGCCATCAGTAAACTTTACGATTATAAAGCTTCAGTGGTAATGTTGGCGGATCGATGGGGAGTCCGTGCTTGTTAGATTCAGTTTCCAACAAATAGGTCGTTTTATCCAATTTTGTGATGTTGAAATCGCCATCCACAAAATCATCAAGTTGCAAGCGCATTACATCCGGTTCCAATAAACTCCAAGTGCCTTCCACTTCGTATTGAAGCGTATCGGCAGCATAGTATGAACCAGTACATCTATCGTTATCGTAATAGTGAATCAGGTATCGAAAAGACGGGTCGTTTTCCTTGTAGCCAGGTAACAGCAGCGTACTCCAATTTAGGTCGCTGTTCGGAAGCCGCGCATCGTACATTTCGAAAGTAGAGGTCTTCAAACCTAAATCGACAAACACTTCGCATCCCGAAAAAGAAACGACTGCAGCCATCATTATCACTGAAAAACCAATTACGCGCATGCTACTTTTCAATTCCATCACCATTATTCTGTATTGCAAGATGCTCAAAAATAGCGATTGACCCTTTCGTTTTCACCCATATTGCAAAAGAGTGTTAAACCCAATTGAACGCGGGTTATATTTTTACCTTTGCACGAATTTTATTCTCAAAGGAAAAATTCGCCCATGTCATTAGATTCAAACAAGTTCCAAGGAGAGGGACTTACCTATGACGATGTTCTTCTCGTTCCAGCTTACTCCGAAGTCTTGCCGCGTGATGTGAACATCAGCAGCAAATTCACCCGAAACATCAGCATCAATGTCCCGATAGCATCTGCTGCGATGGACACTGTAACCGAAGCTGCCATGGCCATTGCCATTGCCCAAGAAGGTGGAATCGGAGTTATTCACAAGAACATGAGCATCGAACAGCAGGCACTCGAAGTCCGAAAGGTGAAACGTGCTGAAAGTGGAATGATCTTGGATCCTGTAACGCTGAAGGCTGATGCCTTGGTCGGAGATGCAGAGAACATGATGGCCGAATATAAGATCGGTGGAATTCCTGTGGTGGACGACAACCGAAAACTGGTCGGCATCATCACCAATCGCGACCTGCGCTTTGAAAAAAACATGAAGCGCCCGATCAGTGAGCTGATGACTTCAGAAGGGCTGATCACTATCACTGATGTGAAGGATGTTTTGAAAACCGAAGCCATGTTGCAAAAACATCGCATCGAAAAACTTCCTGTTGTTGATAAGGACTACAAATTGGTAGGACTAATCACCTACAAAGACCTTATCAAAACCAAACTAAGACCCAATGCTTGCAAAGACGAGCATGGCCGGTTAAGAGTTGCTGCGGCAGTTGGCGTAACTCCGGATATGCTTGAGCGCGTCACCGCATTAGAAGCTGTAGGGGTTGATGCGATCATCATTGATACCGCACACGGCCATTCAAAAGGAGTAGTCAACTCGTTGAAGATTGCGAAGGATGCTTTTCCAAACTTACAGGTGATTGTTGGAAATATTGCCACCGCAGAAGCTGCACTGATGCTTGTGAAGCATGGAGCGGATGCTGTGAAAGTTGGCATTGGTCCTGGGTCAATCTGCACCACGCGAATCATTGCAGGCGTTGGTGTTCCTCAACTTACCGCAGTAATGGATGTTGCCAATGCATTGAGAGGAACTGGTGTTCCAGTAATTGCTGATGGCGGCATAAAGTTTACAGGCGATATTGTGAAAGCTGTGGTTGCCGGTGCTGATGTGATCATGGCCGGAAGCATGTTTGCAGGAACCGAAGAATCTCCGGGCAGAACGATTATTCTGGAAGGAAGAAAATTCAAAACGTATCGAGGAATGGGTTCGATTGAAGCCATGCAAAAAGGCTCGAAAGACCGTTATTTCCAAGATGCGGAAGACGATATCAAAAAACTTGTTCCCGAAGGAATTGTTGGTCGAGTGCCTTATAAAGGAACATTGACAGAGGTCATGTACCAGATAGTTGGTGGACTTCGTGCCGGTATGGGATATTGCGGAGCCGCCACCATTACCGACCTTCAGAACGCCAAGCTAATCAAGATATCTCCAGCAGGATTCAGAGAGAGCCATCCGCATGGTGTTACCATTACTAGCGAAGCACCAAACTACAGTCCTTAGTCGGTCAATTTTGGCATGCTCATTTTTCTATTTTTGCGACCCTTATTAAAAACACTTTAAACTATGAAGAACAATTTCTTTAAAACGACCCTGCTTGTGGCCTTGCTAATTGGTAGCGTTGATCTTTTCGGCCAAGAGAAGGACGCTGTTCTCTTAACTGTTGACGGGCAGAACATTTCATTATCAGAATTTGAAGCGGTTTATAAGAAGAACAACCGAGATGAAACGATTGACCAGAAAGATCTGGAAGATTATCTTGACCTCTACATCAATTTCCGATTGAAAGTGCGCGAAGCTGAATCCTTGGGATTGGATACGGTGAAAAAATTCATTGAAGAGCTGAAAGGCTACCAAAAACAATTGGCAAAACCTTATCTAACCGATAAAAAGGTGTCTGAGAAACTTGTTCAGGAAGCCTACGAAAGAAGTTTGAAAGACATGCACGCCAGCCACATCCTTATAAAGGTTGGGCCAGATGCCTTGCCAAAAGATACGCTTGCTGCCTACAATAAGATTGAAGGCATCCGCAAGCAAGCATTGAAAGGCGATTTTTCTGCCTTAGCAAGAAAATATTCTGAAGATCCATCTGCCAAAGAAAACGGTGGTGATCTAGGTTGGTTTTCTGTGCTTCGAATGGTGTATCCATTTGAAAGCGCTGCCTACACTACACCAATTGGTGAAGTAAGCATGCCTGTTCGTACACGATTTGGCTACCATATCATTAAAGTTTTAGGAAGTCGTGAAGCACAAGGAGAGATCAGAGCTGCTCACATCATGATCAAAACTCCACCAGAGGCTACCGATGAAGACCGTCAAAAAGCGGAAGCTAAGATCAAAGAAGTAAAAGACCTACTAGATAAAGGTCAGAGTTTCGAAGAGCTTGCGAAGAAATATTCGGAAGACAAAGGTTCATCTACTAAAGGTGGCGAACTTCCAAAATTCGGAACAGGTAGAATGGTTCCTCCATTTGAAGTAGCCGCTTTTGGATTGAAAGCTGATGGCGATTACTCTGAACCGGTTCTTACAGATTATGGCTGGCACATCGTAAAACGATTGGAACGTTACTCAGTTCCAACATTCGAAGAAATTGAAAAAGAATTGAACTCGAAGGTTGCTAAAGACAGCCGTTCTGAAATGAGCACGACTTCGGTCCTAAATCGAATCAAAAAAGATTATGGATTCAAGGAAAATCGTGCTGCAGTTGATCAACTAAGCAGTTACTTGACTGACGCGATCATCGAAGGAAAATGGAACGCTGATACTGCCAAAGGGCTTAGCGCAGTTGTATGCGAGATTGGCGACAAAAAATTCACTCAAGAAGACTTGGCCAACTACATTGGCACACATCAGGTTAGAAGAAAAGCAGACGACCTGAAAGTGGTGCTTTATGCTATGTTCAATCAATTTGTGGACGAGAACCTGCTTGCTTATGAAGAGAGCAAACTAGCTGGTAAATACCCTGAATACAAAGCTTTGCTGAAGGAATACAGAGATGGAATTCTCTTGTTTGACCTTACAGACGACAAAGTGTGGTCTAAGGCTGTAAAAGACACTTCTGGATTGAAGGCGTTCCACGAGAAAAACCGTGATAAATTCATGTGGGAAAAACGATTGGATGCAGAAATCTACTATTGTCAGAAAGATTCTGTAGTTGAACCGCTGAAGAAAATATTACTTAAGAAATTGAAGAAAAAGAAACCAAGCAAAGAGGAAATTCTTAAGGAATTCAATGCGAATTCTCAACTCAATCTTCGAGTAGACCAAGGGATGTACGAGGCAAATGACGAGAAACTGTTGGAGAACGTTACTTGGGAAAAAGGCGTCTTTGGTCCGTTCAAAGATGGAGAGAATCAAGTGCTGATCTTGGTGAAAGCGGTTTCGGCTCCAACACCAAAAACATTGAAAGAAGCGAGAGGATTGGTTACTGCAGAATATCAGAACTATCTTGAAAAAGAATGGATCAATGAACTTCGTGGTAAATACAAGTTCAGCGCTAACCGCGACTTACTTCTACAGATCAAATAAGCTGCTGTTGCGCACCTTATCATATGCATTACTTCTCACCCTGCTATGGACCATAGCAGGGTGCGATTTTTTTAAAAAGGAAGAAAATCGCACTGTGGTTGCCAAGGCAAAAAACCACGAATTGTATCTAGATGAACTGGCATCGGCCCTTCCAACAGGCATCACGCCAGAAGACAGTTCAAGCTTTGCAAACAGCTACATCAAAACTTGGGCAACGCAGATGCTATTGCTTGATAAGGCAGAACTGAACCTGACTGAAAATGCCAAAGATGTAAGCGAGCAGTTGGAGGAGTACCGAAGATCGCTGATCATCTATCAATATGAAAAGCAACTGATCAACCAGCGGCTTGACACGACAATCTCTGCTAAACAAATTGAAGAATACTACAACAATAACAAGGACAATTTCGAGTTACAGGACAACATTGCGAGAGCCCTGTTTGTGAAGCTGGATAAGAATAGCAAGGACGTAGAGAAAGTGAGGAAACTGTGCCGGTCGGAAAAGCCAGAAGACAGACAAGAACTGGAAGAATACTCTAGTCAGCATGCAATGTCGTTTCATCTGAACGACCAGCAATGGGTTCCCTTCAGCGAATTATTGAACCAAATGCCGCACACGAATTACCTGAACGTAAATTATTTTTCGAGCTACAATTTTGCGCAATTGGAAGATTCCACAGCGCATTATTTACTTGAAGTGAAAGAACTTAAATACAAAAACAGTGTTTCGCCAATTGAGTTTGAAAAGCAGAACATCAGAAGTATACTTTTGAACCAGCGTAAACTGGAGCTCATTCAACGCTTGGAAAGAGACATATTTGAAGAGGCGGTTTCGAAGAACCAATTCGAAATCATGAATGAATGATATGAAGAATACATTACTTACGCTTTTCACTCTCATCTTTTCCTTCAGCAGTTTTGCTCAAGAAGGACAAACCATAGACCGCGTGATTGCGGTTGTTGGCGGAAGCATCACACTGCAATCTGAACTGGAAACGCAGTATTTGCAAATGCTGGCTTCTGGCTATGAACCCAATGATGATAGCCGATGCATCGTATTTGAAGAGCTTCTTTACGGAAACCTGCTGTTGCACCGCGCCAAGGTAGACAGTCTTGAGGTATCTGACGGTGAAGTGGAAGACGAACTGTCGCGCAGGTTAGAGTACTTCATTGCGCAGCTAGGTTCGCAAGAAAAATTGGAGGAGTATTACGAGAAATCAATCCTCGAGATCAAAGATGAATTCCGCGAATTGATCAAGGAACAATTGCTTACCCAAAGGATGCAGGCCAAAATCTCTGGCGACATTAAGGTGACTCCGGCCGAAACACGTGCTTATTTCAATCGGATACCGAAAGACAGTCTTCCATTCATCAACACCGAAATTGAACTCGGAAGGATCATGCGTAGACCTGCCATTACCAAAGAACAGAAAGCAGCTGCCAAAGCTGAAGCTGAGGAATTAAGACAGCGTGTATTGAATGGCGAAAGTTTCCGTGCATTGGCCATTCTGTATTCTAAAGATCCTGGCTCTGCCAAAAAAGGTGGCGACCTCGGTTTCTTTGAGCGCGGAATGATGGTTCCCGAATTTGATGCCGTTGCCTTCCGACTGAAAGAAGATTCGGTTTCCGAAGTTTTTGAAACGAGCTATGGCTTCCACTTCATGGAAATGCTTGAAAGACGTGGCGAACAGATCAATATTCGCCACATTCTGATTCAGCCTAAAACCTCCATTTTAGATCTTGAGCT
Proteins encoded in this window:
- a CDS encoding mobile mystery protein B; translation: MGLKLEYHDGQTPLDETEKEGLRIASVSTHAELDELEQLNLEKALAWVIQTKLKPNQILTEKFLKNVHKRMFGDVWKWAGEFRKTDKNIGTKWTQIPTELKQLLDDTNYWVANETYSADEIAIRFKHRLVSIHCFANGNGRHSRMMADIIIETIFKSEVFSWSHSRMGKPDEVRKTYIAALREADNGNIEPLITFARS
- a CDS encoding sodium:solute symporter — translated: MSPTLILSIIACYFVVLFIIGKVTSKGADNDSFFTGNKNSPWWVVAFGMIGTSLSGVTFISVPGWVGTSQFSYMQMVLGYLVGYTVIATVLMPLYYRLNLTSIYTYLDDRFGKYSYRTGASFFLLSRTIGASFRLYLVAGVLQLTIFDAWGVPFVATVIGTIVFIWLYTYEGGIKTIIWTDTLQTLFMLLAVILTVGIISQELGFGFSEMVSTIKQSDYSKMFFFEDMNHPKYFWKQFMAGAFISIVMTGLDQDMMQKNLSCKNIGEAQKNMFSFSFVLVFVNLFFLALGALLYLFATAKGIEIPAKTDDLYPLLATSGELPVIVGVLFILGLVAAAYSSADSALAALTTSACVDILDVEKKPKNEQVKLRKKVHIVMSAILVLTIMIFKWVNDESVISAVFRVAGYTYGPLLGLYAFGLFTKLNVRDKLVPIICLASPVLTYVINANSEAWLGGYKFGFELLILNGTITFIGLLLVSKKSELKLA
- a CDS encoding alkaline phosphatase family protein codes for the protein MKATFFLLSFFICSIAVAQNADQPFCGKVNEGKELKTVSTIGFGSCANQNAPYPVLLKIAERKPDVFCWLGDNIYGDSQNMKVLREKYTKLGCHEEFRKLNEESYFLAVWDDHDFGKNDGGKFYTKKKKSKELFLEFWCEPQDSERKNHPGIYHSTTIGPDGQRVQFIMLDTRTFRDPLRLNVGGHLFGIKKKWKNDYIPIQRKSATFLGKEQWAWLEKVLKEPADVRIVMSSSQFGISYNGYEAWANMPREQEKFVELIKKTKANGILFISGDVHWGEISKLKADGCYPLYDITSSGITQEWSHIEPNDNRVGEAFAPNNAGIIEIDWEQTDPLIQFKLIDVNGEEVRKHQVRLSELQF
- a CDS encoding GMC family oxidoreductase; this translates as MAEEKIYDHIVVGSGFGGSVSAMRLSEKGYDVLVLEMGKRWESKDFPKSNWNVQKFLWAPVLRAFGIQKINFLNKIMVLGGAGVGGGSLVYANTHMFPPDAFFNNPVWSGIRDWKSTLQPFYERARFMLGSSKYEKEGPEDEVLKQIAIDMGKLDTYKPVDHVGVYLGDRKVEKDPYFNGLGPMRKGCIECANCMVGCRYNSKNTLDKNYLWFAEKWGTKIEAETRVTKVEFKDDIYHVHTESSTSLFGKKKRVFKSRGIVFSAGVLGTMKLLFRQKEEFKTLPNLSDKLGANLRTNSESLCGIAGIDKKMNYGLAISRVFNPDDNTHIELVKYGDGSGAMGLLSVMAAGDGPAIVRILKMLWNLITSPRKAWNVIRREFAHHSIILLVMQSLDNALQMKWKKGLFGGSLTATSGDNAQVPAYIEVGQNVMHRYAEKTGGTAMNATTEVLFNMSSTAHILGGCPMGETNETGVVNDKFEVHGYPNMRVLDGSVIPCNLGVNPSLTITALSEYAMSHVPAKKGNTRQTLEQQMATNSAA
- the guaB gene encoding IMP dehydrogenase, producing MSLDSNKFQGEGLTYDDVLLVPAYSEVLPRDVNISSKFTRNISINVPIASAAMDTVTEAAMAIAIAQEGGIGVIHKNMSIEQQALEVRKVKRAESGMILDPVTLKADALVGDAENMMAEYKIGGIPVVDDNRKLVGIITNRDLRFEKNMKRPISELMTSEGLITITDVKDVLKTEAMLQKHRIEKLPVVDKDYKLVGLITYKDLIKTKLRPNACKDEHGRLRVAAAVGVTPDMLERVTALEAVGVDAIIIDTAHGHSKGVVNSLKIAKDAFPNLQVIVGNIATAEAALMLVKHGADAVKVGIGPGSICTTRIIAGVGVPQLTAVMDVANALRGTGVPVIADGGIKFTGDIVKAVVAGADVIMAGSMFAGTEESPGRTIILEGRKFKTYRGMGSIEAMQKGSKDRYFQDAEDDIKKLVPEGIVGRVPYKGTLTEVMYQIVGGLRAGMGYCGAATITDLQNAKLIKISPAGFRESHPHGVTITSEAPNYSP
- a CDS encoding peptidylprolyl isomerase; translation: MKNNFFKTTLLVALLIGSVDLFGQEKDAVLLTVDGQNISLSEFEAVYKKNNRDETIDQKDLEDYLDLYINFRLKVREAESLGLDTVKKFIEELKGYQKQLAKPYLTDKKVSEKLVQEAYERSLKDMHASHILIKVGPDALPKDTLAAYNKIEGIRKQALKGDFSALARKYSEDPSAKENGGDLGWFSVLRMVYPFESAAYTTPIGEVSMPVRTRFGYHIIKVLGSREAQGEIRAAHIMIKTPPEATDEDRQKAEAKIKEVKDLLDKGQSFEELAKKYSEDKGSSTKGGELPKFGTGRMVPPFEVAAFGLKADGDYSEPVLTDYGWHIVKRLERYSVPTFEEIEKELNSKVAKDSRSEMSTTSVLNRIKKDYGFKENRAAVDQLSSYLTDAIIEGKWNADTAKGLSAVVCEIGDKKFTQEDLANYIGTHQVRRKADDLKVVLYAMFNQFVDENLLAYEESKLAGKYPEYKALLKEYRDGILLFDLTDDKVWSKAVKDTSGLKAFHEKNRDKFMWEKRLDAEIYYCQKDSVVEPLKKILLKKLKKKKPSKEEILKEFNANSQLNLRVDQGMYEANDEKLLENVTWEKGVFGPFKDGENQVLILVKAVSAPTPKTLKEARGLVTAEYQNYLEKEWINELRGKYKFSANRDLLLQIK
- a CDS encoding peptidylprolyl isomerase, with product MKNTLLTLFTLIFSFSSFAQEGQTIDRVIAVVGGSITLQSELETQYLQMLASGYEPNDDSRCIVFEELLYGNLLLHRAKVDSLEVSDGEVEDELSRRLEYFIAQLGSQEKLEEYYEKSILEIKDEFRELIKEQLLTQRMQAKISGDIKVTPAETRAYFNRIPKDSLPFINTEIELGRIMRRPAITKEQKAAAKAEAEELRQRVLNGESFRALAILYSKDPGSAKKGGDLGFFERGMMVPEFDAVAFRLKEDSVSEVFETSYGFHFMEMLERRGEQINIRHILIQPKTSILDLELSRTFLDSIHELITEKKMTFAEAAEKFSDDPESKSNGGMMFNPMTGAPAFDMDQLGSIDQRLFLTIENMQAGDISKAVKTQSPDGKEAYNLFYLKKKSEPHIANMQDDYQRIQQAALAEKKNRAVEKWINDKAVKTYIRIDDDFKDCPFTHHWTKN